Below is a genomic region from Streptomyces ferrugineus.
TCCGGCACGGCCCTCAGGTCCGCCCGCCCGAGTCTGCGCCTGAGCTGAGGCGGCTGCGTGTGTCCCCCGGCGCTCGCGGCCCTGTCCTCCACTGTCTCCACCGAGGAGGCCCCGATCGCCATGGGACCGCCTCCTCGCGCCTGCCTCTTCATGACCCCCGCCCGCGTGCCGATGTCGGTTCCCCTCCTGGCTCGAACACGTTCACGGGAACCATTTCCCGGCCGGACCCTCGGCAGTCATGTCGAATCGTCAACGACCAGGTGTTCGGCCATGGTTGGGGCGGCTCGGGCGGGGTGGATGAACTCCGGAACGTCATCCGTCGGCCGCCCGCAAGCCGCCGTACGCGGTGACCGGGCGTGTCGGCCACCGGCCACGGCCCGGTTTCCGGGTGCGCGACCCGCTCGTGGCGAGGTGAGGCGAGGCGGTGCATCCGGTGCCGGAGCCGGAGGGCCGATCAGTGCGGTCCCGCCCCGCATCGGGTCGACTCCCCACCGACGGCCCGACCGCAGCGGATCGGACCGTCTGCCGACTCCGCTCTGCCGTTCCGGCCGTATCCGACGAAGCCGTGGGGCGGTTGGGGTCGTACGCGCCGTGCACACCCACATGTCCCGCGGCGAGGCAACGACGCGCCTTTGGCCAGTTTCCCGCAAGCCGGGAAACTGGCCGGATCTCATGGGTGCGGGGCCGCCCGCCCGACCCCCGTCCGGGAGGGCGGCCCCGCTGGTGGGTGGCGTGTCGGTCAGTAGAGCTTGTGGACCGCCGTGGTGGTCGTCTTCTTGAAGGCCTTCACCGGCGCGTGAGTGAAGTCGCCCATCTGCCCCCATCGCACGACGGTGACGGTGCCGCCGTCCCGGCCGACGGAGACGAGGTGGATGTCCATGGCACCCCACGCGGCACGGGTCGCGAAGCCGTGGACGCGGGCGCCCTCCTCGACCGGCAGGCGGCCGTAGCCCCGGTAGTCGGCCTCGATCTCCGGGTCCGCGTCCATGCGCGTGACACAGCGCTTGACCTCCCTGTCGAGGCGGGCGGCGAGGGCCTTGGCCTTGGCGCTGTCGCCCACCACGACGGTGAGCTGCTCGGCACCGGTGTCGAGTTCGGTGCGGAAGGTGCGGTGGCGGGAGTCGTAGGCGAGCAGCGCTTCGCCGAAGCAGTACCGCATCTCGTCCGGGAGTCCGTCGGTGACCTTCCCGGCTGTCCAGCCGGAGGGGTGCGGCGGGAGTTCGGACGCCGCGAGGAACTTCGGCGCGGGCGCCTTGGTCGTGGCGCCGGCCGGCGCGGCGCACAGTGCGGTGCCCGCGGTGAGGCCGGCGACGGCGAGTGCGGTGAGCGTGCCGGCTCGGGTGCGCTTGGGCATGGTGGTCCCCCCGTGGATGACAGGAAAATGCGTGAGACGTCGGAAGTGGCTCGGCACCGACGCCGGTTGGTCCGTCCGGCCTGGTCGGTGCCACACCAAGAGCATCAGCCGTCACAGCGGGCGGCGGCAAGCGCCGTCGCCCGATCCGCGACGGTGGAACCATCCCAGCCCTTCTGACGTGCAGGTATATGGAGTGCCTGGGATGCCGTCCCGGGACGGGGAGGACACGGGAGAACAGTGTCGGAAGCACAGGACGACGACGTCCAGGAGTTCGCGGCGTTACTCAGGCGCCTGAAGGACCGCACCGACCGCAGCTACGGTCAGCTCGCCCGGCGCCTGAACATGAACACGTCCACGCTGCACCGTTACTGCGCCGGTGACGCGGTCCCCCTCGGCTTCGCCCCCGTGGAGCGCTTCGCCGCCCTGTGCGGGGCGGCCCCGGAGGAGCGGCTGGAGCTGCACCGCCGGTGGATCCTGGCGGTGGCGGCACGACAGCGCTCGCGTACGGCGGCACCGGCCGCCGCTCCGCAGGCGGACGCCTCCCCCGCTGACCCCGAGGAGCCGACCGGGCAACCACCACAGCCGGAACCTCCCCGCCGCCCCTGGTACCGCCGCCGGCGCCTCCTCGTCTCCGTGGCCGTGGCGACCGCCCTCCTGGCCACCCTCGGCAGCCTCTCCGCCCTGCCGGACGACGAACGTCCCCGGTCGAGCGACTCCGCCGAGGCCTCCCATCCGCCCCGTACGACGGCGCCGGGCACCCCGCGCCCGAAGTCGACCAGGTCCCCGAGCGCCTCCCCCACCACCCCCGCGCCCTCGCCCGACGCGTCGAGGAAGCCGTCGGCGAAGCCCACCGCCACCGCCGACGGGCAGTCCGGGGAAGCAGGCCCGCGGCAGTCCCCGGCCGGCCTGCCGCTCACCTGGAGCGCCGACTCCCATGTCTGGGAGGCCGGCTGCGGCCACGACTACGTCATCGCCAAGCCCTTGCGGCAGGTGCCGCCGCCCCCGGCCCCGCAGGACGCGGCGACCTGGGCGGCGACGCAGAACGCCGTGCACGGGCAGCAGACGATGGTGGAGATCACGGTGCAGGGCCGGACGTCCACGGCCGTCGTCCTGGAGGCGCTGCGCGTACGCGTCATCGGCCGCTCGACGCCCATGGAGGGCGCCAACTACGCCATGGACAACGGCTGCGGCGGAGCCCTGACGCCCCGCTACTTCGACGTCGACCTGGACAAGGACCGGCCCATCGCCCGCCCGGTCGACGGCAACGACACCGGTGTCACCATCCCGGCGATGCGGCTGCCGTACCGCGTGTCCGCCGAGGACCCTGAGGTGCTGCTGGTCGACGCGCGGACGCAGACCTGCGACTGCCGCTGGTATCTGGAACTGGACTGGTCGTCCCAGGGCCGCACCGGCACGCTTCGCATCGACGACCACGGCCGCCCGTTCCGTACATCGAGCACCAAGGGGCTGCCGAACTACGCGTACGACACCTCGGCCCGCGCCTGGGTGCCGTCGGAGGACTAGCGGCACGGGCCGCCGCTAGCTCTCCCACACCGCGGCGGCCGTACGGTCGTCGGCGTACCCCTTCACGCGGACCTGGGTGTCGAGGAGGAACTCCGCGAGGCCGGGCGGTTCGGAGCCGGACCAGCGGCCCGTCAGGTGGGCGGCGAGTGCGGGTTCGCCGCGCAGGGGGTCGGCCAGGCCGCCCGTGCACATCAGGAGGGTGTCGCCGGGGCGGGCCACGGAGGCGCGGAAGCGGAAGGGTTCGCGGGGCGGCTCGGGGGCCGGGTCGTAGGGGCTCGGCGGTGTGGTGATGCCGAGGTCCATGGTGAGGCGGTCGCCGTCGGGGGTCTCGGCGGGGAGCGAGCCGAAGCCGACGACGGGTTCACCGGTGACGTCGGTGACGAGGGGTTCGATGTCCTGCATCTCGCCGTCGCGCAGCCGGAACAGCCCGCCCTCGCCGACGCCGAAGAAGACGCGCGTACGGCATTCGGGGTCGGCGGGGAGCAGCAGGCAGCGCAGGGTCGCCGCGTACTCCTCGGGGTCGATGCCCTGTTCGGCGGCGCTGGCGCGGAGTTTGCCGAGGCTGCGGTCGGTCAGCCGGTGCAGCCCGGACTTGAGGTCGCCGCGCCGGGCTGCCCTGATGTCCTCCGAGAGCCTGGCATGACTGCGGCCGACGGCCCGGCCGATCCAGTGGCAGGCCTCGGCGGCGGCGCGGTGCGCGCCCGGGGTGGCCCGGGCGCCGGTGGCCATCGCGACGAGGAGGAGCGCGTGGTCACCGGTGCCGAAGCGGGCGGTGAGGAGGGAGTCGCGGCGGGGTTCGCCCCGGTAGCGGGCGGAGTCTCCGCGCAGGGAGACGGCGCGCAGGGTGCAGGCGCCGTAGTGGGCGCCGTCGAGGACGGTGTCGGCGACCAGGTCGTCGAGGTCGTCCGGGTCGGCGGGCGGGAGGGCGGTGGGTTCGGCGGCGTAGGTGGGAGGGCCGTCGCCCACGTAGTCGAGGGGGCGGGATGAGGGGGTGGGTGCGGGCTCTTCCGGGGCCGGCCGCTCGGGGGCGTCGGCCGGGGACGGCGGTTCGTCGTCGGCCGGCGGTGTCTCCACGGTGAATCCCGGCGGCTTCGGCAGACCGGGCGGAAACGCCGGCGGAGCCGGCGCGGCATCCGGCTCGGCCCGGGGTGACGGTACGGCCGCGCCCGTCCCCGACCGCTGGTTCACCGCCCCCGCCGCCGAGGCGAACCGGTCGTCCAGTGAGTCGGGGGCCGTGGTCGGGCCCGTGTCGTCGGTGACGTCACCGTACAGCTGCCCCCACCAGTCGTCCTCGCGACCACTGGACCTACCCCCCTGCTGGTTCATGCCCCCAATTGTCCACCGCGCGGCCCGGATGAAAACGGGGCATCGGGAAAATCCGGCCCCGCGAAGCCGCCGTGAACGGCACGGCGGGTGAAGCCCGGAACAGTCTTGCGAAACCACGGACGACACACGTCGCCGGGCGGCCCCACCCCCCACGGGAGAACCGCCCGGCGACTGCCGGGTGACCCGGGCCCCGATCCCCTTCGCGCGCCTCAGCGCACGTCGTAGGCCCGGATCACGATCTGGGTGACCAAGGCGCCGTCCACGCCTCGGCCCAGCTCTCGCCCTCGTCGTAGGCATACGCGAACTCGACCCGGGTCAACTCACCGGGCTCGTGACCCGCGTGGCCCGTCGCCGTGAGCGTGATGCTCTGTCCGTCCTCGGCGGGGAGCGTCTTCAGCCCGTCCTCCGGCAGCGTGTACCGCGGAAACAGCAGAGGTATGCCCTGGGAGTACGCGTCCTCGTCCCGTGCGGAGCGGAACGTCCAGGTCGTGGTGGTGTTCGTGGACCGGTTCCAGGCCCGGGCCGAAGGGGTACGGGCTTTCGCCGATGGTCTCGCCGTCCCGCCGCAGCGTCATGCCGCCGATGTCGCCGAAGCTCCCCGCACGCCCAGGTGTTGGCGGTCGCCCCAGAGGCCGGGTGCCACCCCGATCAGGTCGCCCTGCCGCTCGGCGGCGAGGGCCTCGGTCGCGCCCTCGGCGTAGCCGTACAGGTCGTCGCCGGAGCGGTGGGTCTGGGTGAAGGGGGTCGTGCCGTCGGCGCGAGGCAGGGCGACGGCTCCGTCCCGGGTGACGAGGACCCGGTCGCCGGTGACCAGGGTGACGACGGAGCCGGAGCCGGAGCCGGTGCCGGGGGTGACCGGTGGTCTCGGGCCGGCGGTGGCCGCGCCCAGAACCGTATGCGCCATCCCTCTCCCCAAGATCGCCATCTTCCTGTCCGCCGCCTGCCCGCGGACGCGAAAGCGCAGGCCAAGAAGGCCCAAGTCGGGCAAAGCGGGCGGTGGTTGATGCTGCGGTGGCGACACCTTGGCAGAGTGACGGGTGGTGCGGCGATGATGTGCTGAGGCGGTTTTACGCCGTGGCCGTTTTCCGCCACGGACCGGACGCGGGTGTTCGCTTGGGGAAGGGCGCAGCCACATGCTGGGAGCGATTGGTCTCGACGAGACGCACGAGTCGGCCTACCGGGCCCTGGTGTCCGTGGGCGCGGCAGACGTGCCGGATCTCGCGCGGCGGCTGACGCTCGGCGAGCTCGACACCGAACGCGCCCTGCGCCGGCTGGAGCGGCGCGGGCTGGCCGCGCAGTCCTCGGCCCGGCCCGGCCGCTGGGTCGCCGCGCCGCCCGGGGTGGCGCTCGGCGCGCTGCTCACCCAGCAGCGGCACGAGCTGGAGAAGGCGGAGCTGGCGGCCGCGATGCTCGCCGAGGAGTACCGGGCGGGGGCCACCGAGCCCGCCGTGCACGACATGGTCGAGGTGGTGATCGGCGCGGCCGCTGTCTCGCAGCGCTTCCTGCAGCTCCAGCTCGGCGCGGGCGACGAGGTGTGTGCGCTGGTCACCGGCACCCCGGTCGCCGTCACCGGCACGGAGAACGAGGCGGAGGAGCAGGCCGCCGACCGGGGCGTGCGCTACCGGGTGGTCCTGGAGCGCTCGGTCCTCGACCAGCCGCACGGCGTCACCGAGCTGTCCGCCGCACTCGGCCGCGACGAGCAGATCCGGGTCGTGGACCAGGTTCCGACCAAGCTGGTGATCGCCGACCGGACCCTCGCCCTGGTGCCGCTCATCTCGCACACCGCGGAGCCGGCCGCGCTGGTCGTCCATGCGAGCGGGCTGCTGGAGCTGCTCTGCGGGCTGTTCGAGTCGGTGTGGCGGGACGCGCTGCCGGTCCGCCTCGGCGCCTCCGGCGTCACCGAGCAGCAGCCGGACGGTCCCGACGAGACCGATCTGGAGGTGCTCTCGCTGCTGCTGGCCGGTCTGACCGACGCGAGTGTGGCCAAGCAGCTCGACCTGGGCCTGCGGACCGTGCAGCGCCGGGTGAAGCGGCTCATGGAGCTGACCGGGGTGACGACCCGGTTGCAGCTCGGATGGCACGCCTACGAGCGGGGATGGGTGGCCCGGGAGCGGCAGGGGTGACGGTGGTGCGCCCGCGGAGCGCGCGCTGATCTGCGCACTCCCGCCAGCTCCGGCACTCTGGTCAGATGGGAGTGTGGGACCTCCTGCTGGTCGGTCTGGTCCTCCTGCTCGGCCTGTGCGGAGTACTGGTGCCCGGGGTGCCGGGGTCGTGGCTGGTGTGGGCCGCGGTCATGTGGTGGGCGCTGAAGGATCCCCAGCCGGTCGCGTGGTGGGTGCTCGTGGGGGCCACCGTCGTGCTGTTCCTCTCCCAGGTGGTGCGCTGGGCGCTCCCGCCCCGCCGACTGCGCCCGAACTGGGCCGGCCGCCGGATGACGGTGTACGCGGGGGCGGGGTCGTTCCTGGGCTTCTTCCTGATCCCCGTGCTCGGTTCGATCCCCGGCTTCGTGGCCGGCGTCTATCTGGAGGAGCGGCTCCGCCTGGGCCGACGGGGCGAGGCGCGGGCCGCGACGCGGTCGGCGCTGCGGTCGGGCGGGGGGAGCGTGCTGGCGGAGCTGTTCACGTGCCAGCTGATCGCGGGGGCGTGGCTGGGTGCCGTGATCTGGGGCTGATACATCGGGTCTCTCCCGTCATATTGACGACCATGCACCTCTTCTCTACGTTGCATGCCGGGATAGCTCCGATGAATAGCTCCTAGCGGGAGGCGCCATGCCCAGCCCGTCCAGACGTACCGTGCTCGCCACCGGATCCGCGCTCGGCGGGACCCTCCTCACCGGCGGACCGCCCGCCCCGGCGAGCGCGGCCTCGAACACCGCCCCCTCCGACCCCTGGCGCACCGTCCTCGACGACGCCGACCTCGTGTGGCGACGCATGCCGACGGCCTGGTACGAGGGCCCCTTCCTCGGCAACGGCTTCCTCGGCTCCGGCGTCTACGCCGAGCCGGGCGCCGAAACCAGCGCCGTGCGCTTCAACGTCCAGCACTCCGAGGTCCAGGACCACCGCCCCGAGTTCGGCTCCCTCTTCGGGCTGGCCCGCCTCCCCATCGGCCACTTCACGCTGGAGCCGGCGGGCACGATCACCGGCCTGGACTGGCGGCTGGGCCTGCGCGACGCCGAGCTGACCGGCACGCTCACCACGGACCGGGGCACGCTCACGCTGCGCGCCCTGGTGCACACCGACCGCTCGGTGCTGGCGGTCGAGGTCACCCCCAGCCCGGGCGAGCGCGGCTTCCGGTGGGTGTTCCACCCGGCGGAGGCAATCAGTCCCCGGGCGGCCTTCAAGCCGCTCCCCGACGGCTACCGCGGCAACCCGCCCGCCGAGGTCGCCGAGCACGACGGCGTCTTCGCGGCCGTACAGCCG
It encodes:
- a CDS encoding helix-turn-helix domain-containing protein, which codes for MSEAQDDDVQEFAALLRRLKDRTDRSYGQLARRLNMNTSTLHRYCAGDAVPLGFAPVERFAALCGAAPEERLELHRRWILAVAARQRSRTAAPAAAPQADASPADPEEPTGQPPQPEPPRRPWYRRRRLLVSVAVATALLATLGSLSALPDDERPRSSDSAEASHPPRTTAPGTPRPKSTRSPSASPTTPAPSPDASRKPSAKPTATADGQSGEAGPRQSPAGLPLTWSADSHVWEAGCGHDYVIAKPLRQVPPPPAPQDAATWAATQNAVHGQQTMVEITVQGRTSTAVVLEALRVRVIGRSTPMEGANYAMDNGCGGALTPRYFDVDLDKDRPIARPVDGNDTGVTIPAMRLPYRVSAEDPEVLLVDARTQTCDCRWYLELDWSSQGRTGTLRIDDHGRPFRTSSTKGLPNYAYDTSARAWVPSED
- a CDS encoding PP2C family serine/threonine-protein phosphatase; translated protein: MNQQGGRSSGREDDWWGQLYGDVTDDTGPTTAPDSLDDRFASAAGAVNQRSGTGAAVPSPRAEPDAAPAPPAFPPGLPKPPGFTVETPPADDEPPSPADAPERPAPEEPAPTPSSRPLDYVGDGPPTYAAEPTALPPADPDDLDDLVADTVLDGAHYGACTLRAVSLRGDSARYRGEPRRDSLLTARFGTGDHALLLVAMATGARATPGAHRAAAEACHWIGRAVGRSHARLSEDIRAARRGDLKSGLHRLTDRSLGKLRASAAEQGIDPEEYAATLRCLLLPADPECRTRVFFGVGEGGLFRLRDGEMQDIEPLVTDVTGEPVVGFGSLPAETPDGDRLTMDLGITTPPSPYDPAPEPPREPFRFRASVARPGDTLLMCTGGLADPLRGEPALAAHLTGRWSGSEPPGLAEFLLDTQVRVKGYADDRTAAAVWES
- a CDS encoding helix-turn-helix domain-containing protein, with the translated sequence MLGAIGLDETHESAYRALVSVGAADVPDLARRLTLGELDTERALRRLERRGLAAQSSARPGRWVAAPPGVALGALLTQQRHELEKAELAAAMLAEEYRAGATEPAVHDMVEVVIGAAAVSQRFLQLQLGAGDEVCALVTGTPVAVTGTENEAEEQAADRGVRYRVVLERSVLDQPHGVTELSAALGRDEQIRVVDQVPTKLVIADRTLALVPLISHTAEPAALVVHASGLLELLCGLFESVWRDALPVRLGASGVTEQQPDGPDETDLEVLSLLLAGLTDASVAKQLDLGLRTVQRRVKRLMELTGVTTRLQLGWHAYERGWVARERQG
- a CDS encoding DUF456 domain-containing protein, with translation MGVWDLLLVGLVLLLGLCGVLVPGVPGSWLVWAAVMWWALKDPQPVAWWVLVGATVVLFLSQVVRWALPPRRLRPNWAGRRMTVYAGAGSFLGFFLIPVLGSIPGFVAGVYLEERLRLGRRGEARAATRSALRSGGGSVLAELFTCQLIAGAWLGAVIWG